A region from the Coffea eugenioides isolate CCC68of chromosome 9, Ceug_1.0, whole genome shotgun sequence genome encodes:
- the LOC113782150 gene encoding uncharacterized protein LOC113782150, translating to LWESFVFKLAVCNLGGSLDTKITLCYIFFGLQFHEIPTHFLSKIEEEVPDTAILRDSSGRSWSVKVRQERNGIVLADGWENFSVHHSLVPSASFLLFRYCGNWCFEVDIFACSGLEKEIVDASGNSEASPSGVKSKKDGRGKRTVRSVKDNLPKSYVPGPRSLSLKNKKDRRGKRSVGSAKDHLPKYCVSGPDIFGDSGLEKEIVSAGGNNEAGSSGVKNKKGGRGTRSVGSVKDHLPKSCVPGPLSLDLKNKKDRRGKRSVGSAKDHLPKYCVSGPVDFFGDSGLEKEIVSAGGNNKAGPSGVKNKKGGGGTRSVGSMKEHLPKSRVPGPGVPYRTRIAWNPERLGLYLDSCLEEAAKGRRRSGNLTPESWQKVQSVFKEKTNIDLTPTQLSNFWSVLRKRYMVWSKIIAEAGNGGYDPVANKINWNQKQWEEYIKVNPVAKRFRKKKLEYPEKMKLLFGCYTAVHEDGGVSSDEMYYSSI from the exons GAAATTCCAACTCACTTTTTGTCCAAGATAGAGGAAGAGGTGCCTGATACTGCAATTTTAAGGGATTCTTCTGGTCGCTCCTGGTCTGTTAAAGTGCGTCAAGAAAGAAATGGCATCGTTCTTGCAGATGGGTGGGAAAATTTCTCTGTGCATCATTCTTTAGTGCCATCAGCGAGCTTTTTACTCTTTAGATATTGTGGAAATTGGTGTTTTGAAGTAGATATCTTTGCTTGTTCTGGATTGGAGAAGGAAATAGTGGATGCTAGTGGAAACAGTGAAGCTAGCCCTTCTGGTGTGAAAAGTAAGAAAGATGGACGAGGTAAAAGAACAGTTCGTTCTGTGAAAGACAACTTGCCAAAATCTTATGTTCCTGGTCCACGTAGCTTAagtcttaaaaataaaaaagacagACGAGGCAAAAGAAGTGTTGGTTCTGCAAAAGACCACCTGCCAAAATATTGTGTTTCTGGTCCAG ACATCTTTGGTGATTCTGGACTGGAGAAGGAGATAGTCAGTGCTGGAGGAAACAACGAAGCTGGCTCTTCTGGTGTAAAAAATAAGAAGGGTGGACGAGGTACAAGAAGTGTTGGTTCCGTGAAAGACCACCTGCCAAAATCTTGTGTTCCTGGTCCACTTAGCTTagatcttaaaaataaaaaagacagACGAGGTAAAAGAAGTGTCGGTTCTGCAAAAGACCACCTGCCAAAATATTGTGTTTCTGGTCCAG TAGACTTCTTTGGTGATTCTGGACTGGAGAAGGAGATAGTCAGTGCTGGAGGAAACAACAAAGCTGGCCCTTCTggtgtaaaaaataaaaagggtgGAGGAGGTACAAGAAGCGTTGGTTCCATGAAAGAACACCTGCCAAAATCTCGTGTTCCTGGTCCAG GGGTGCCATACAGAACTAGAATTGCCTGGAACCCAGAGCGTCTTGGTCTTTACCTAGACTCATGTTTAGAAGAAGCAGCTAAGGGGCGCCGTCGGTCAGGCAATTTAACACCAGAATCATGGCAAAAGGTTCAGTCAGTTTTCAAAGAGAAAACAAATATTGATTTGACACCGACGCAGTTATCAAACTTTTGGAGCGTTTTAAGGAAGAGATATATGGTCTGGTCAAAGATCATAGCAGAGGCTGGAAATGGTGGGTATGATCCAGTAGCCAATAAGATCAATTGGAATCAGAAGCAGTGGGAGGAGTATATAAAG GTGAATCCAGTTGCAAAGCGCTTCCGAAAGAAGAAGTTGGAATATCCTGAGAAGATGAAGCTATTATTTGGTTGCTACACAGCAGTACATGAAGATGGTGGGGTTTCATCTGATGAAATGTACTACAGCAGCATTTGA